A genomic segment from Triticum dicoccoides isolate Atlit2015 ecotype Zavitan chromosome 1A, WEW_v2.0, whole genome shotgun sequence encodes:
- the LOC119334625 gene encoding uncharacterized protein LOC119334625: protein MALRILNLTTSSSGCEQNWSVFEQVDAKRRNKLDASHRDNLVYIQFNGRMMDKRKKCSSSRDVLLGEDASMAQDWICEDAYVEDEVDPDTTIDDEVGATEAIEPRRSARVRELHEVEEFVADEDSENEIALEEEI, encoded by the exons ATGGCTTTGAGGATACTCAACTTGACCACAAGTTCTTCTGGATGTGAACAGAATTGGAGTGTTTTTGAACAA GTGGATGCTAAGAGGAGAAATAAACTAGATGCAAGTCATAGGGACAATCTAGTTTATATCCAATTCAATGGAAGAATGATGGACAAAAGAAAGAAATGTTCCTCCTCTCGTGATGTTCTCCTTGGTGAAGATGCTTCCATGGCACAAGATTGGATATGTGAAGATGCATATGTTGAGGACGAGGTTGATCCCGACACCACCATTGATGATGAAGTGGGAGCCACCGAGGCTATAGAGCCTCGTAGGAGTGCAAGAGTGAGAGAACTCCATGaagtagaagaatttgttgctgatGAAGATTCAGAAAATGAGATTGCTTTGGAAGAGGAGATATAA